A genomic stretch from Candidatus Zixiibacteriota bacterium includes:
- a CDS encoding DUF983 domain-containing protein: protein MASRFWSLAGRAWWLKCPRCGSAPLFRRPFSMYANCPCCGLDFEPEPGYFVGAIYVNYAATVLVAVPGYFLLDAWAGLSLEQQLAVWISFAVLFPVLFFHHSRSLWLGMDHLLNPAKSLYPVPRKPKR from the coding sequence ATGGCTTCCCGCTTCTGGTCCCTGGCCGGGAGAGCCTGGTGGCTCAAGTGCCCGCGCTGCGGCTCGGCGCCGCTGTTTCGGCGGCCTTTTTCGATGTACGCGAACTGTCCCTGTTGCGGGCTCGATTTCGAGCCGGAACCGGGCTATTTCGTCGGCGCGATCTATGTGAACTACGCGGCGACCGTGCTCGTGGCCGTTCCCGGTTATTTCCTCCTGGACGCCTGGGCGGGACTCAGCCTCGAGCAGCAGCTCGCCGTCTGGATCTCGTTCGCGGTGCTCTTCCCGGTGCTCTTTTTTCACCACTCACGCAGCCTGTGGCTGGGAATGGATCACCTCTTGAACCCCGCCAAGAGCCTCTACCCGGTGCCGCGCAAGCCGAAGCGCTAG
- a CDS encoding DMT family transporter, whose translation MTAGALALILAAAFIHAAWNLLAKRASGHATFTWLFAILSAVIYAPVAIGAIYLTGARIGLAEIGLMAGSAVLHTAYFVLLNEGYRAGDLSLVYPLARGTGPLLSSAAAVLFLGERPSALALGGAPLVVFGALVLTASPLKPGQAGARRAVLYALMTGTFIAAYTLWDKQAVARFGVAPLLLDWGANAGRALLLTPMAWRHRETTRAEWRAHRREAVGVAVLAPLSYILVLTALRFTPVSYVAPAREISVLIGTVMGTRLLAEGDARRRLAAASMMVLGVAALSLG comes from the coding sequence GTGACCGCCGGAGCGCTCGCGCTGATTCTCGCCGCCGCCTTCATCCACGCCGCGTGGAACCTTCTGGCGAAGCGGGCGAGCGGGCATGCGACCTTCACCTGGCTGTTCGCGATTCTCTCTGCCGTGATCTACGCTCCCGTCGCGATCGGCGCGATTTACCTGACCGGCGCGCGGATCGGCCTGGCGGAGATCGGCCTCATGGCCGGAAGCGCCGTTCTGCATACGGCTTATTTCGTGTTGCTCAACGAGGGGTACCGTGCCGGCGATCTCTCGCTCGTGTACCCGCTCGCCCGCGGCACGGGGCCGCTGCTCTCGAGCGCCGCCGCCGTCCTCTTTCTCGGGGAAAGGCCTTCGGCGCTGGCGCTCGGGGGCGCGCCGCTGGTGGTCTTCGGCGCGCTGGTTCTCACGGCCAGCCCCCTGAAGCCGGGGCAGGCCGGCGCGCGCCGCGCGGTGCTCTACGCGCTCATGACCGGGACGTTCATCGCCGCCTATACCCTTTGGGACAAGCAGGCGGTCGCGCGCTTCGGCGTGGCGCCGCTGCTCCTCGACTGGGGCGCCAATGCCGGACGGGCGCTTTTGCTCACGCCGATGGCGTGGCGCCACCGGGAGACCACCCGCGCGGAATGGCGGGCCCACCGCCGCGAAGCCGTCGGCGTGGCGGTCCTGGCGCCGCTTTCCTATATTCTCGTCCTTACGGCGCTGCGGTTCACGCCGGTGAGCTACGTCGCGCCGGCGCGCGAGATCAGCGTCCTGATCGGCACTGTGATGGGAACACGGCTGCTCGCCGAAGGCGACGCGCGCCGCCGGCTGGCGGCCGCTTCCATGATGGTTCTGGGGGTGGCGGCGCTTTCCCTCGGCTGA
- a CDS encoding MOSC domain-containing protein encodes MAARSMVVSIHLAPAGGAPVISVGQVLAVAGKGLEGDRYFTGSGTYSSQPGSGRQVTLIEAEAIEALRRDYDLELDAARARRNIVTRGVALNHLVGAEFSVGEAVLRGARLCEPCAHMEKLSVKGALRGLIHRGGLRAEILRSGMIRVGDPIVRIESASGKGADR; translated from the coding sequence ATGGCCGCGAGATCGATGGTCGTGTCGATTCACCTCGCGCCCGCGGGCGGTGCCCCGGTGATCTCGGTCGGGCAGGTGCTCGCAGTCGCGGGGAAGGGACTCGAGGGAGATCGCTACTTCACCGGCTCGGGCACGTACTCGAGCCAGCCCGGCTCTGGACGTCAGGTGACGCTCATCGAAGCCGAAGCGATCGAGGCTCTGCGGCGGGATTACGATCTCGAGCTGGACGCCGCCCGGGCGCGGCGCAACATCGTCACGCGCGGGGTTGCGCTCAATCACCTCGTCGGAGCGGAGTTCAGCGTCGGGGAGGCGGTTTTGCGCGGGGCGCGCCTGTGCGAGCCCTGCGCCCACATGGAGAAGCTCTCCGTCAAAGGGGCGCTGCGCGGATTGATCCACCGCGGCGGGCTGCGGGCCGAGATCCTGCGGAGCGGCATGATCCGCGTCGGCGACCCGATCGTCCGCATCGAATCCGCCTCCGGCAAGGGCGCAGACCGATGA
- a CDS encoding isocitrate lyase/phosphoenolpyruvate mutase family protein yields MEPIDRPILDAANARSRRLRELVRAPEILVMPGAYDVLSALLFERMGFQAIQGTSGGIAAALGYPDGEVMSRDCFLDVSGRIAAALAVPFNADGERGYGDEAEIPGTVRGLVARGVAGMNLEDGARGKPGSGRGLVPLEEQLRKIAAVMEAKRRLGSEFFLNARVDAFHVVTADPKKALDEAIRRGNAYAEAGGDCIFYLNLHAPETIRIVVREVKAPVSILAGPQSPSVTELQDLGVARVSYGSGFLKAALGATKRLAEEILESGTAAGISAGVQTPEISALLAGRKGS; encoded by the coding sequence ATGGAACCGATAGACAGACCGATTCTGGATGCCGCGAACGCACGCAGCCGCCGTTTGCGCGAGCTTGTCCGTGCTCCCGAGATCCTGGTCATGCCCGGGGCCTACGACGTCCTGAGCGCCTTGCTTTTCGAGCGAATGGGGTTTCAGGCGATCCAGGGAACCAGCGGCGGCATCGCCGCCGCGCTCGGCTACCCCGACGGGGAGGTGATGAGCCGGGATTGCTTCCTCGACGTTTCCGGCAGGATCGCCGCCGCGCTGGCGGTGCCCTTCAACGCCGACGGGGAGCGGGGCTACGGCGACGAAGCGGAAATTCCCGGGACCGTGCGCGGGCTCGTGGCGCGAGGCGTGGCGGGGATGAACCTGGAGGACGGGGCCCGCGGCAAACCCGGAAGCGGGCGGGGGCTGGTGCCGCTCGAGGAGCAGCTGCGCAAGATCGCGGCGGTGATGGAAGCCAAACGACGGCTGGGCAGCGAGTTTTTTCTCAACGCGCGGGTCGACGCTTTCCATGTCGTCACCGCCGATCCGAAAAAGGCGCTCGACGAGGCGATCCGACGCGGCAATGCATACGCGGAAGCGGGCGGAGACTGCATCTTCTATCTGAACCTGCACGCTCCCGAAACGATCCGGATCGTGGTCCGGGAGGTCAAGGCGCCCGTCAGTATCCTCGCCGGGCCGCAGTCGCCGAGCGTGACCGAGCTGCAGGACCTCGGTGTCGCGCGCGTGAGCTACGGTTCCGGCTTCTTGAAAGCGGCTCTGGGGGCGACCAAAAGGCTGGCGGAAGAAATCCTGGAAAGCGGCACGGCTGCGGGCATATCGGCGGGAGTGCAAACCCCGGAGATCTCGGCGCTGCTGGCGGGAAGGAAAGGGAGCTGA
- the thiD gene encoding bifunctional hydroxymethylpyrimidine kinase/phosphomethylpyrimidine kinase, translated as MIFTAMTIAGSDSGAGAGIQADLKTFAALGVYGTSVITAITAQNSLRVTRVAPLDPALVAAQIDAVAGDIGAHAVKTGMLANAAIVEAVSRKIRRHRLINVVVDPVMIAKGGRRLLTRDALETLRSRLLPLATVVTPNVPEAEALAGMRLRRDSEIREAAEKIASLGPRAVVIKGGHRRGAAVDLLYEGGRFHEFAAPRIRTRHTHGTGCTFSAAIAAYLAKGETIERAVAGAKSFITRAIRGAFPVGAGHGPVHQFYAFWPGRAPEPMRRAKRS; from the coding sequence ATGATCTTCACGGCGATGACGATCGCGGGATCCGATTCCGGCGCCGGGGCCGGCATACAAGCGGATCTCAAGACCTTCGCCGCTCTCGGTGTTTACGGCACCTCGGTGATCACCGCGATCACGGCGCAGAACAGCCTTCGCGTGACGCGCGTTGCGCCACTGGATCCGGCGCTGGTCGCGGCGCAGATCGACGCCGTGGCCGGAGATATCGGCGCACACGCGGTCAAGACCGGGATGCTCGCCAACGCGGCCATCGTCGAGGCCGTCTCGAGGAAAATCCGTCGGCACCGGCTGATCAACGTCGTGGTCGATCCGGTGATGATCGCCAAGGGCGGCCGGCGGCTGCTGACCCGTGATGCCCTCGAGACCCTGCGGTCGCGCCTCCTGCCGCTCGCCACGGTCGTAACGCCCAACGTTCCCGAGGCCGAAGCCCTGGCGGGCATGCGGCTGCGTCGCGACTCCGAGATCCGCGAGGCCGCCGAGAAGATCGCCTCGCTCGGACCGCGGGCGGTCGTCATCAAAGGCGGTCACCGCCGCGGCGCGGCCGTCGATCTGCTGTACGAGGGCGGCCGCTTTCACGAGTTCGCCGCGCCCCGAATTCGGACGCGCCACACGCACGGCACGGGCTGCACTTTTTCCGCGGCGATCGCCGCCTATCTCGCGAAGGGAGAAACGATCGAACGGGCCGTGGCCGGCGCCAAGAGCTTCATCACCCGCGCCATCCGCGGCGCCTTCCCCGTGGGCGCCGGCCACGGCCCGGTGCACCAGTTCTACGCCTTTTGGCCCGGACGCGCCCCCGAACCCATGCGCCGGGCAAAGCGCTCCTAG
- the pyrF gene encoding orotidine-5'-phosphate decarboxylase, protein MASSLELVRPPASMRERLIVALDLDDLEEVADLVRLLAPEVGMFKIGKQLFTHSGPQSVRLIHELGGEVFLDLKFHDIPSTVAKAAIEATRLGVKMFNVHASGGLEMMRTTVKEVRRVCRQEQRRRPIMLGVTVLTSLDQTDLRRLGVGRDVADQVVRLALLTREAGMDGVVASPREVADIRKACGLRFIIVTPGIRPAASRTDDQRRVMTPGEAVRAGVDYIVVGRPILEASDRVGAARRIIAEMERAR, encoded by the coding sequence GTGGCGTCGAGCCTCGAGCTTGTCCGTCCTCCGGCCTCCATGCGGGAGCGGCTGATCGTCGCCCTGGACCTGGACGATCTCGAGGAGGTCGCCGACCTGGTGCGGCTTCTGGCGCCCGAGGTCGGCATGTTCAAGATCGGCAAGCAACTGTTCACCCACTCGGGACCTCAATCCGTCCGCCTGATCCATGAGCTCGGCGGCGAGGTGTTTCTCGATCTCAAGTTCCACGACATCCCCAGCACAGTCGCCAAGGCGGCGATCGAGGCCACGCGCCTCGGGGTGAAGATGTTCAACGTCCATGCCTCGGGCGGCCTCGAGATGATGCGCACCACCGTCAAGGAGGTGCGTCGGGTATGCCGCCAGGAGCAGCGGCGCCGCCCGATCATGCTCGGGGTGACCGTCCTCACCAGCCTCGATCAGACGGACCTTCGGCGCCTGGGAGTCGGCAGAGACGTGGCCGATCAGGTAGTGCGGCTGGCGCTGCTCACGCGCGAAGCGGGAATGGACGGTGTCGTCGCGTCGCCCCGCGAGGTGGCCGATATCCGCAAGGCCTGCGGTCTGCGTTTCATCATCGTCACGCCGGGAATTCGCCCCGCCGCCAGCCGAACGGACGACCAGCGACGGGTCATGACGCCCGGCGAGGCGGTGCGCGCCGGGGTCGACTACATCGTGGTCGGGCGCCCGATCCTCGAAGCCTCGGATCGCGTCGGCGCAGCGCGCCGGATCATCGCGGAAATGGAGCGAGCGCGCTAG